One region of Streptomyces sp. CG4 genomic DNA includes:
- a CDS encoding family 1 glycosylhydrolase, whose translation MIPRLGIASFRTGTEALHGVARLGVATVFPQAVGLGATWDEDPLHTARLGTAYCRGPAGEYDLVAFRPIVASGSATGAMAAYNLVNGRPRRVSPLIEDELRCGAGQTGHEPFVVSDEEAPCNLVELEHYFEDHAASHAAALKSGIDSFTDHREDSATVIGRLREALERGLIEEEDVNRAVRHQLQLRFRLGEFDPDLDPYADIGPEMIDRPEHRTLALRAATEPVVLLKNDGLLPLDPQRAPRIAVIGPHADALYEDWYSGTMPYQVGIAIGLRAALADGDGHVVRVLGADRIRLLSRTSGKPLGGTAFDVQEWGDGVLTLCDDDTGGYLGVQGDVALVADRALLTSWFVDETFRPEPDPDAEDETFLLRNVRIGRYAGRDTADGRVRVTAESPETAERWQRELLRDGQAEARAAAEEADVAIVVLGNHPVINGRETEDRTGIDLPEPQEALLRAVAAVLDRIHAASDRLEGIAARRRAETLHNDIWTEPLFAGRHPAHEAETWAGLADGPWRLPGDLDLIGTPLDFLGVSFYRPLTVAAAPHRVADPGQRTAVDIGVAELDPYGTRQSTMGRPVVPSAFTELLCGLQVRYPQSPPIWITENGSAEADTVAPDGRIHDPDRVGCLAEHLAAVADAMAAGVDVRGYYAWSLLDNFEWARGYDRRFGLVHVDYDTLARTPKDSYRWYRGLITAHRARTEEPAR comes from the coding sequence GTGATCCCGCGCTTGGGCATCGCCTCGTTCCGCACCGGGACAGAGGCGTTGCACGGCGTGGCTCGGCTGGGGGTGGCGACCGTCTTTCCCCAGGCCGTGGGGCTGGGAGCCACATGGGACGAGGACCCGTTGCACACCGCGCGCCTCGGTACCGCGTACTGCCGGGGGCCGGCCGGCGAGTACGACCTGGTCGCCTTCCGCCCGATCGTCGCCTCCGGATCGGCCACCGGCGCGATGGCCGCCTACAACCTGGTCAACGGCCGCCCTCGCCGCGTCAGTCCGCTCATCGAGGACGAACTGCGGTGCGGGGCAGGGCAGACGGGCCATGAGCCGTTCGTGGTCAGCGACGAGGAAGCGCCCTGCAACCTGGTGGAACTGGAGCACTACTTCGAGGACCATGCCGCCTCCCACGCCGCCGCGCTGAAATCCGGTATCGACAGCTTCACCGACCACCGCGAGGACAGCGCGACCGTGATCGGCCGGCTGCGCGAGGCTCTGGAGCGCGGACTGATCGAGGAGGAGGACGTGAACCGGGCGGTGCGCCATCAGCTGCAACTCCGCTTCCGTCTCGGCGAGTTCGACCCCGATCTTGATCCGTACGCCGACATCGGCCCGGAGATGATCGACCGCCCCGAGCACCGCACCCTGGCCCTGCGCGCCGCGACCGAGCCGGTGGTGCTGCTCAAGAACGACGGCCTACTGCCCCTCGACCCGCAGCGAGCACCACGGATCGCCGTCATCGGGCCGCACGCCGACGCCCTGTACGAGGACTGGTACAGCGGCACCATGCCGTACCAGGTGGGCATCGCGATCGGTCTGCGAGCCGCACTCGCAGACGGCGACGGCCACGTGGTCCGCGTGCTGGGCGCCGACCGGATCAGGCTGCTCTCCCGCACCTCCGGCAAGCCGCTGGGCGGGACCGCGTTCGACGTCCAGGAGTGGGGCGACGGCGTCCTCACCCTGTGCGACGACGACACGGGCGGCTACCTCGGCGTCCAGGGCGACGTTGCCCTCGTCGCCGACCGGGCGCTGCTCACGTCCTGGTTCGTCGATGAAACTTTCCGTCCGGAGCCCGACCCGGACGCCGAGGACGAGACCTTTCTGCTCCGCAACGTGCGCATCGGCCGCTACGCGGGCCGGGATACCGCCGACGGCCGGGTGCGCGTCACCGCCGAGAGCCCCGAGACGGCCGAGCGCTGGCAACGCGAACTTCTGCGCGACGGCCAGGCCGAGGCGCGGGCCGCCGCAGAAGAGGCCGACGTGGCGATCGTCGTCCTCGGCAACCACCCGGTGATCAACGGCCGGGAGACGGAGGACCGTACCGGAATCGACCTGCCCGAGCCCCAGGAGGCGCTGCTGCGCGCGGTCGCCGCGGTCCTGGACCGCATCCACGCCGCGTCCGACCGGCTTGAGGGCATCGCCGCCCGCCGTCGCGCCGAGACCCTGCACAACGACATCTGGACGGAACCGCTCTTCGCCGGACGCCACCCCGCGCACGAGGCCGAGACCTGGGCCGGGCTCGCCGACGGCCCCTGGCGGTTGCCGGGCGACCTGGACCTGATCGGCACGCCGCTGGACTTCCTCGGCGTGAGCTTCTACCGGCCCCTCACCGTGGCCGCCGCACCGCACCGCGTCGCCGACCCCGGCCAGCGCACTGCCGTGGACATCGGTGTGGCCGAACTGGACCCCTACGGCACGCGGCAATCCACCATGGGCCGGCCGGTCGTCCCGTCCGCGTTCACCGAACTGCTCTGTGGCCTCCAGGTCCGCTACCCGCAGTCGCCGCCGATCTGGATCACGGAGAACGGCTCGGCGGAGGCCGACACCGTCGCACCCGACGGCCGTATCCACGATCCCGACCGTGTCGGCTGTCTCGCCGAGCACCTCGCCGCCGTGGCCGATGCCATGGCCGCCGGTGTGGACGTACGCGGCTACTACGCCTGGTCGCTGCTGGACAACTTCGAGTGGGCACGCGGCTACGACCGGCGTTTCGGACTGGTCCACGTCGACTACGACACCCTGGCCCGCACCCCAAAGGACAGCTACCGCTGGTACCGGGGTCTGATCACCGCGCACCGTGCGCGTACGGAGGAACCTGCCCGATGA
- the yicI gene encoding alpha-xylosidase — protein MKFTDGYWLMRPGCTARHATEVADVRADDQRMTLYAPVKHVRRRGDTLNSPLLTVECWSPAEGVIGVRTTHHAGSVRRGPEFALPGAGPEAGKVRRDGAVLELVSGELTLRVDTEQPWRLEFSAGGHVLTSAGERGTGFVTDAEGRHHMLGQLSLGVGELVYGLGERFTPFVKNGQTVDIWQADGGTSSEQAYKNIPFHLTNRGYGVFVNHPGRVSYEVGSEAVGQVQFSVEDQSLEYFVVHGPTPKQVLERYTALTGRPGLPPAWALGLWLTTSFTTDYDEATVGRFIDGMADRGIPLSVFHFDCFWMRAHQWCDFTWDAETFPDPEGMLARLKQRGLRVCAWINPYIAQKSPLFEEGLREGHLVRRPDGSVWQWDLWQAGMALVDFTNPAAREWYTGKLRTLLGQGVDCFKTDFGERIPTDVVWHDGSDPERMHNYYTHLYNQAVFDLLREERGEGEAMLFARSATAGGQQYPVHWGGDCGSHFNAMAESLRGGLSLGLSGFGFWSHDIGGFEGTPTPTVFKRWVQFGLLSSHSRLHGSRSYRVPWDYGEEAVEVTRAFTLLKHRLAPYLQRAAQQAHTTGVPVMRAMVLEFPDDPTTGHLDRQYMLGDDLLVAPVFTDDGTVEYYVPEGTWTNVLTGVRVTGPRWVREQHGFHTLPLLARPDSVIPFAADDQRPVSAWADDVELRVHAFADGARRTVVIPSTNGPGEAARFEVRRKGERLSVTTDSPHSWRLRTGGPDGTLHTNASGPATTEFRYEE, from the coding sequence ATGAAGTTCACGGACGGCTACTGGCTGATGCGCCCCGGCTGCACGGCCCGCCATGCCACCGAGGTCGCGGACGTCCGCGCCGACGACCAGCGGATGACCCTGTACGCGCCCGTGAAACACGTGCGCCGGCGCGGTGACACCCTCAACAGCCCGCTGCTGACCGTGGAGTGCTGGTCTCCGGCCGAGGGGGTCATCGGTGTGCGGACGACCCACCATGCCGGATCGGTGCGCCGGGGACCGGAGTTCGCGCTGCCCGGCGCCGGTCCGGAGGCCGGCAAAGTGCGTCGGGACGGGGCGGTGCTGGAACTGGTCTCAGGCGAACTGACGCTGCGCGTGGACACGGAACAGCCGTGGCGACTGGAGTTCTCCGCCGGCGGTCACGTGCTGACCTCCGCGGGCGAGCGCGGCACCGGGTTCGTCACCGACGCCGAAGGCCGCCACCACATGCTCGGCCAGCTGTCGTTGGGAGTCGGAGAGCTGGTCTACGGCCTGGGGGAGCGCTTCACCCCGTTCGTCAAGAACGGGCAGACGGTGGACATCTGGCAGGCCGACGGCGGCACCAGCAGCGAACAGGCCTACAAGAACATCCCGTTCCACCTGACCAACCGCGGATACGGCGTCTTCGTGAACCATCCCGGCAGGGTCAGCTACGAGGTCGGCTCGGAGGCCGTCGGCCAGGTCCAGTTCAGCGTCGAGGACCAGTCGCTGGAGTACTTCGTCGTCCACGGCCCGACCCCGAAGCAGGTCCTGGAGCGCTACACCGCGCTCACCGGCCGCCCGGGCCTGCCGCCGGCCTGGGCGCTGGGCCTGTGGCTGACCACGTCCTTCACCACCGACTACGACGAGGCCACGGTCGGCCGTTTCATCGACGGCATGGCCGATCGCGGTATCCCGCTGAGCGTGTTCCACTTCGACTGCTTCTGGATGCGCGCCCACCAGTGGTGCGACTTCACGTGGGACGCCGAGACCTTCCCCGACCCGGAGGGCATGCTGGCTCGGCTCAAGCAGCGCGGACTGCGCGTCTGCGCCTGGATCAACCCGTACATCGCCCAGAAGTCACCGCTGTTCGAGGAGGGCCTGCGCGAGGGCCACCTCGTACGGCGTCCGGACGGCAGCGTGTGGCAGTGGGACCTGTGGCAGGCAGGCATGGCCCTGGTCGACTTCACCAATCCCGCCGCCCGCGAGTGGTACACCGGCAAACTGCGCACACTGCTCGGACAGGGCGTGGACTGCTTCAAGACCGACTTCGGCGAGCGCATCCCCACCGACGTCGTCTGGCACGACGGCTCCGACCCGGAGCGGATGCACAACTACTACACCCACCTCTACAACCAGGCCGTCTTCGACCTGCTGCGCGAGGAGCGCGGCGAGGGCGAGGCGATGCTGTTCGCCCGCTCGGCCACCGCCGGCGGTCAGCAGTACCCCGTGCACTGGGGCGGCGACTGCGGCTCCCACTTCAACGCCATGGCCGAGTCGCTGCGCGGCGGACTCTCCCTCGGCCTGTCCGGGTTCGGCTTCTGGAGCCATGACATCGGCGGCTTCGAGGGCACTCCCACGCCGACCGTGTTCAAGCGCTGGGTGCAGTTCGGTCTGCTCTCCTCGCACAGCCGCCTGCACGGCAGCCGGTCGTACCGCGTCCCCTGGGACTACGGTGAGGAGGCCGTCGAGGTCACCCGCGCGTTCACCCTCCTCAAACACCGCCTCGCCCCGTACCTCCAGCGCGCCGCCCAGCAGGCCCACACCACCGGCGTCCCGGTGATGCGGGCCATGGTCCTGGAGTTCCCCGACGACCCCACCACCGGTCATCTCGACCGGCAGTACATGCTCGGCGATGACCTGCTCGTCGCTCCCGTCTTCACCGACGACGGCACGGTCGAGTACTACGTGCCCGAGGGCACCTGGACCAACGTCCTGACCGGCGTCCGGGTCACCGGCCCCCGTTGGGTACGCGAGCAGCACGGCTTCCACACCCTGCCGTTGCTGGCTCGCCCCGACTCCGTCATCCCTTTCGCCGCCGACGACCAGCGCCCGGTCTCGGCCTGGGCGGACGATGTCGAGCTGAGGGTGCACGCCTTCGCGGACGGTGCTCGCCGCACGGTCGTGATCCCGTCGACGAACGGCCCTGGTGAGGCGGCCCGCTTCGAGGTCCGCCGAAAGGGCGAACGCCTCAGCGTCACGACCGACAGCCCACACTCCTGGCGGCTGCGGACGGGCGGCCCCGACGGCACCCTGCACACCAACGCGTCGGGGCCCGCGACCACCGAGTTCCGTTACGAGGAGTGA
- a CDS encoding VOC family protein — protein MEFVSIRIITSDVARLVEFYERSTGARATWATEDFAELKTAGATLAIAGTRTVPLFAPGSARPADNRSVITEFLVDDVDRVHQNLTGFVTDFVNGPTTMPWGNRSLLFRDPDGNLVNFFTPVTPAAIEKFAR, from the coding sequence ATGGAATTCGTCTCGATCCGCATCATCACCAGCGACGTAGCGCGCCTCGTCGAGTTCTACGAGCGATCCACAGGGGCGCGGGCGACGTGGGCCACCGAGGACTTCGCCGAACTCAAGACCGCGGGCGCCACCCTCGCGATCGCCGGCACCCGCACCGTCCCGCTGTTCGCCCCGGGATCTGCCCGCCCGGCGGACAACCGCAGCGTGATCACCGAGTTCCTCGTCGACGACGTGGACCGCGTTCACCAGAACCTGACCGGCTTCGTCACCGACTTCGTCAACGGGCCCACCACGATGCCCTGGGGCAACCGGTCGCTGCTGTTCCGTGACCCCGACGGCAACCTCGTCAACTTCTTCACCCCCGTCACCCCGGCGGCCATCGAAAAGTTCGCACGCTGA
- a CDS encoding helix-turn-helix transcriptional regulator: MPRPTGRVLTLLELLQSGGTRTVAELADRLGVEGRTVRRYVDQLIDLDVPVESVRGRYGGYRLAPGYRLPPLMLSDDEALAVLLGLVAGRRAGLTTTERTASETASAKIRRVLPKHIARRLDTLLEAVAFTDQPSDFDTPNAEVLLTTADAVRHRRPVSIRYTDRDGRRSERTLHAYGIVAHAGRWYVTGQDAQVGEDRTFRLDRIADARTLPGSFEAPAGPDPAHRLLSAFSTAEYRHEVTLRIHGTVGQIRAHLPASVASLEEYAPVAGEHQATERWLRVELRAERLDWLPPVLASLDRPFVIERPDELRNLVIALADRLASHARQA, encoded by the coding sequence ATGCCTCGACCCACCGGCCGCGTGCTGACACTCCTGGAGTTGCTGCAGTCGGGCGGCACCCGGACGGTGGCCGAACTCGCCGACCGGCTCGGCGTCGAAGGGCGCACTGTGCGGCGGTATGTGGACCAGCTGATCGACCTGGACGTGCCGGTGGAATCGGTGCGCGGGCGCTACGGCGGGTACCGGCTCGCCCCCGGGTACCGCTTGCCTCCGCTCATGCTCAGCGACGACGAGGCGCTGGCCGTGCTGCTCGGCCTGGTCGCCGGTCGCCGAGCGGGGTTGACGACGACGGAGCGCACGGCGAGCGAGACGGCATCGGCGAAGATCCGGCGGGTGCTGCCCAAGCACATCGCCCGCAGGCTCGACACACTCCTGGAGGCCGTCGCCTTCACGGATCAGCCCAGTGATTTCGACACCCCGAACGCTGAGGTCCTGCTCACCACCGCCGATGCGGTGCGCCACCGCCGACCGGTCTCGATCCGCTACACCGATCGTGACGGACGGCGCAGTGAACGCACATTGCACGCGTACGGGATCGTCGCCCACGCGGGTCGGTGGTACGTCACGGGCCAGGACGCCCAGGTCGGCGAGGACCGAACCTTCCGGCTCGATCGCATCGCAGACGCACGAACCCTGCCCGGCTCATTCGAAGCGCCCGCGGGTCCCGATCCGGCACATCGCCTGTTGTCAGCCTTCTCCACGGCCGAGTACCGGCACGAGGTCACCTTGCGGATCCACGGGACGGTTGGGCAGATCCGCGCCCACCTTCCCGCCAGCGTCGCGAGCCTGGAGGAGTACGCGCCCGTGGCAGGCGAGCACCAGGCGACCGAGCGCTGGCTGCGCGTCGAGCTGCGGGCGGAGCGGCTCGACTGGTTGCCTCCGGTACTCGCCTCACTCGACCGTCCGTTCGTCATCGAGCGCCCCGATGAACTGCGCAACCTCGTCATCGCGCTCGCCGATCGCCTCGCGTCCCACGCCCGCCAGGCCTGA
- a CDS encoding anti-sigma factor antagonist, with translation MEHGQLTRVRARPGRPTLLLTQTVHAHRPETGAVSVLKARGTVDASHAMEFCEAVTEHIAQADRAGELPVLDMTEAYVACAAAVRAVDRATRVLAFSGRVLPVVQPRPQLRDALCTAGLPGVRLYATMAAALISLDSLYSPATPRRAGPRPGGTSW, from the coding sequence ATGGAACACGGTCAGCTGACCCGCGTCCGGGCCCGCCCCGGCCGCCCCACCCTGCTGCTGACACAGACCGTGCACGCGCACCGGCCCGAGACCGGCGCGGTCAGCGTCCTGAAGGCCCGGGGCACGGTCGACGCCTCCCACGCCATGGAGTTCTGTGAAGCGGTCACCGAACACATCGCCCAGGCCGACCGGGCAGGCGAACTCCCCGTGCTGGACATGACCGAGGCGTACGTCGCCTGCGCCGCCGCGGTACGGGCCGTGGACCGGGCGACCCGGGTCCTCGCCTTCTCCGGTCGCGTCCTGCCCGTCGTACAGCCCCGCCCGCAGCTGCGGGACGCGCTGTGCACCGCCGGACTGCCGGGGGTCCGGTTGTACGCCACGATGGCGGCCGCCCTGATCTCCCTCGACTCCCTGTATTCCCCGGCGACCCCGAGACGCGCGGGCCCGCGACCCGGCGGCACCAGTTGGTGA
- a CDS encoding ANTAR domain-containing protein, whose amino-acid sequence MKPSSAPSAAPAPLVIESSVVDGLPAEGALLLRISGSLDAAGAQAWSAELRGHLEQADRAGLRPVLDMAHVQLGGAAVLHTLSETTRSRAGRPDLVIVRARPGVREAVHLARLDGVRLYATLDEALRELAGAAARVEDLPAWRSQMADPLRPSYEDLRKEVRALRARVRTAPVIGMAQGVLMVRYGLADSGSAFRALREASQRFNVPLRVLVSAVVVARPPDGDVWFPGRRPLPVPQLRILARDGLDPRYRRRMIDAVLHAALAVGRAPGGYVRFVDPAVHALMLETHHGCADPFLDHLVRGRDEGTADTLARLRGRRVCVPDVAGDALLSEEARHVLLTTGTGALQSVPVLSAAGSCTGVITLHWPEAGHRPSAAEAETLDALAAETAAWLSWYHRSVLLDALEHVHRTVTGST is encoded by the coding sequence ATGAAACCCTCTTCCGCCCCGTCCGCCGCCCCGGCCCCGCTCGTCATCGAGTCGTCCGTCGTCGACGGACTGCCCGCCGAGGGGGCGCTGCTGCTGCGCATCTCCGGCAGCCTCGACGCCGCGGGAGCCCAGGCCTGGTCCGCGGAGCTGCGCGGCCACCTCGAACAGGCGGACCGCGCGGGCCTGCGGCCCGTCCTCGACATGGCGCATGTGCAGCTCGGCGGCGCCGCGGTGCTGCACACGCTCAGCGAGACGACCCGGTCGCGCGCCGGACGCCCGGACCTGGTCATCGTGCGCGCCCGGCCCGGAGTGCGCGAGGCGGTGCACCTCGCCCGCCTGGACGGCGTCCGGCTCTACGCCACCCTCGACGAGGCGCTGCGGGAACTGGCCGGCGCCGCCGCCCGCGTGGAGGACCTGCCCGCCTGGCGCTCGCAGATGGCGGACCCGCTGCGGCCCAGTTACGAGGATCTCCGCAAGGAGGTCCGCGCACTGCGCGCCCGGGTGCGCACCGCACCGGTCATCGGCATGGCCCAGGGCGTGCTCATGGTCCGCTACGGACTGGCGGACTCCGGCAGCGCGTTCCGGGCACTGCGCGAGGCCTCGCAGCGGTTCAACGTGCCGTTGCGTGTCCTCGTCTCGGCCGTGGTGGTGGCCCGGCCCCCGGACGGCGACGTCTGGTTCCCGGGCCGGCGCCCGCTGCCCGTGCCGCAGCTGCGGATCCTGGCCCGCGACGGCCTGGACCCCCGCTATCGGCGCCGGATGATCGACGCCGTCCTGCACGCGGCACTGGCCGTCGGGCGCGCACCGGGCGGCTATGTGCGGTTCGTCGACCCGGCCGTGCACGCGCTGATGCTGGAGACCCACCACGGCTGCGCCGACCCGTTTCTCGACCACCTCGTGCGCGGCCGCGACGAGGGCACGGCCGACACCCTCGCCCGACTGCGCGGCCGCCGGGTGTGCGTGCCCGACGTGGCCGGCGACGCGCTGCTCTCCGAGGAGGCCCGGCACGTCCTGCTGACCACCGGCACGGGCGCCCTGCAGAGTGTCCCGGTGCTGTCCGCGGCCGGCTCCTGCACCGGCGTGATCACCCTGCACTGGCCCGAAGCCGGGCACCGGCCGAGCGCCGCCGAGGCCGAGACCCTCGACGCACTGGCCGCGGAGACGGCGGCCTGGCTGAGCTGGTATCACCGTTCGGTGCTCCTGGACGCCCTCGAACACGTCCACCGGACGGTGACCGGCTCAACGTAG
- a CDS encoding RpiB/LacA/LacB family sugar-phosphate isomerase has product MRISVSSDMDEPVARLLLAELRRRGHEVRPHGALRPGADAQWAACSEAAARDVADGTADQAVVCCWTGTGASIAANKVPGVRAALCTDAVTADGARRWNDANVLALSLRLTSEPLLKEILDAWLAGTPSQDPDDRQNVARVGRLDAARKDS; this is encoded by the coding sequence ATGCGGATCTCCGTCTCCTCCGACATGGACGAACCCGTGGCGCGTCTGCTCCTCGCCGAGCTACGCCGCCGTGGCCACGAGGTACGGCCGCACGGCGCCCTGCGCCCCGGCGCCGACGCGCAGTGGGCGGCCTGCTCGGAGGCGGCCGCCCGGGACGTGGCCGACGGCACCGCCGATCAGGCCGTGGTGTGCTGCTGGACCGGCACCGGTGCCTCCATCGCGGCCAACAAGGTGCCCGGCGTACGCGCGGCGCTGTGCACGGACGCCGTCACGGCGGACGGCGCACGCCGCTGGAACGACGCCAACGTCCTCGCACTGAGCCTGCGCCTGACCTCCGAGCCGCTGCTGAAGGAGATCCTCGACGCCTGGCTCGCCGGCACCCCCAGTCAGGACCCCGACGACCGGCAGAACGTGGCCCGCGTCGGCCGCCTGGACGCCGCCCGGAAGGATTCCTAG
- a CDS encoding DUF6479 family protein has protein sequence MSTASMQLAAASGLMSLVLFVVAVGVLAFLAGGYWMTSRVRYRESPRPRPEEQPTLPPEGPVREVRENRESQEVPVIPKGGRPLTPYELSNQDTRPSASKERPRWSRGSSGSFGGGGLGAH, from the coding sequence ATGAGTACCGCATCGATGCAGCTGGCCGCGGCGAGCGGCCTGATGAGCCTCGTGTTGTTCGTCGTGGCCGTGGGTGTACTCGCGTTCCTCGCCGGCGGCTACTGGATGACCTCTCGTGTCAGGTACCGCGAATCCCCCCGGCCACGCCCCGAGGAGCAGCCCACGCTGCCGCCGGAGGGCCCGGTGCGCGAAGTCCGGGAGAACAGGGAATCCCAGGAGGTGCCCGTGATCCCGAAGGGCGGCCGCCCGCTCACCCCGTACGAGCTGAGCAACCAGGACACCAGGCCGAGCGCGTCGAAGGAGCGTCCGCGCTGGAGCCGGGGTTCCAGCGGCTCGTTCGGCGGCGGCGGACTCGGCGCCCACTGA
- a CDS encoding acyl-CoA dehydrogenase family protein, whose protein sequence is MHLDHTPEQQRLRAELRAYFAQLVPDNAYARYADPAAQKRFYRDTIRRLGTDGWLGVGWPKEYGGRGMTAMEQFIFFDEAAQAGVPLPLMALNTVGPTLMRFGTDEQKAYFLPRILSGEIDFAIGYSEPDAGTDLAALKTRAVRDGDDYVVNGQKIWTTNGDTADWVWLATRTDPAAPPHKGITMLLVPTADPGYSCTVINTLASHDTTASYYENIRVPVSRRVGEENQGWRLITNQLNHERVTLAAHGTMAIRALYDVQRWARETKLADGRRVADLPWVRRLLARTHTRLDAMKLLNWQMVTAVQDGTLTPQDASAVKVYGSEARRDAYAWLMEIVAAAGPLKEGSAGAVLHGELERGYRSAVIFTFGGGNNEIQREIISWIGLGMPRVRR, encoded by the coding sequence GTGCATCTCGACCACACGCCCGAGCAGCAGCGACTGCGCGCCGAACTGCGCGCCTACTTCGCCCAGTTGGTCCCGGACAACGCCTACGCCCGGTACGCCGACCCGGCCGCGCAGAAGCGGTTCTACCGCGACACCATCCGCCGGCTCGGCACCGACGGCTGGCTCGGTGTGGGCTGGCCGAAGGAGTACGGCGGCCGCGGCATGACGGCGATGGAACAGTTCATCTTCTTCGACGAGGCCGCGCAGGCCGGCGTACCGCTGCCGCTGATGGCGCTGAACACGGTCGGCCCGACGCTCATGCGCTTCGGCACCGACGAGCAGAAGGCGTACTTCCTGCCGCGCATCCTCTCCGGCGAGATCGACTTCGCCATCGGCTACAGCGAACCCGACGCCGGCACCGACCTGGCCGCCCTGAAGACCAGGGCCGTACGCGACGGCGACGACTACGTGGTCAATGGGCAGAAGATCTGGACCACCAACGGCGACACCGCGGACTGGGTGTGGCTGGCCACCCGCACCGACCCCGCCGCACCGCCGCACAAGGGCATCACCATGCTGCTGGTGCCGACCGCCGACCCCGGCTACTCCTGCACGGTCATCAACACCCTCGCCTCGCACGACACCACCGCGAGCTACTACGAGAACATCCGCGTCCCGGTCTCCCGGCGCGTCGGCGAGGAGAACCAGGGCTGGCGGCTGATCACCAACCAGCTCAACCACGAGCGCGTCACCCTCGCCGCGCACGGCACCATGGCCATCCGCGCCCTGTACGACGTGCAGCGCTGGGCGCGGGAGACCAAGCTCGCCGACGGCCGCCGGGTCGCCGACCTGCCCTGGGTGCGCCGGCTGCTGGCCCGCACCCACACCCGGCTCGACGCGATGAAGCTGCTCAACTGGCAGATGGTCACGGCCGTCCAGGACGGCACGCTCACCCCGCAGGACGCCTCCGCCGTCAAGGTCTACGGTTCCGAGGCCCGCCGCGACGCCTACGCCTGGCTCATGGAGATCGTCGCGGCCGCCGGCCCGCTGAAGGAGGGCTCGGCCGGCGCGGTCCTGCACGGGGAACTGGAACGCGGCTACCGCTCGGCGGTCATCTTCACCTTCGGCGGCGGCAACAACGAGATCCAGCGCGAGATCATCTCCTGGATCGGCCTCGGGATGCCGAGGGTACGGCGTTAG